TCAACTTATTGTTCACCTCATTATTCGCCATTTTCAACAACTTCAATCCTTCGGAGATCTTCGGAAAGAAACCTTGAGGCCTCAAACACCAAGCTCCAAATACCCCAAAAAGAACCATCAGATCGTTTGAAAGCCTCTCGACTCCCCAATCGTAGAACTTTATCTTTCCTACTAATAAACCATGGAAAAATAGCTTATCGATCCCAGCAGCCAAACTTCTCCACACTCTAGTAAAATCTATTTTGTTCAGCCCTTCTTCGAGTATGGACAATTTTCCCTGTAGGTAATCCATCGCTGTTAGGTATGATCTGGACTGTGCCGAATCTTCTTGGCTCTTTTCCTGCCATTGCTTCTTGGTTTTTATGTAGTCTCGGCAACGTGCTTCAAATCCCCTTGAGACAACTGTGGATAACTTCTCAACCCATTCAATTTTGAATTCATTCAACCTTTTGATTTCTTCGTCAAAAATACCATTTCCAGGTGCTCCTGTAGCAGTAGGATCATCTTCCTTTTCTAGTTTATCAGTATTGTTCAATCCCATTTCAAGGAAGAAGACATACTCGCACCATTCTTTTAAAACGGATTCAAAGTAGCGGGCAGCATTAACTGACAAGGCAACTTTAGTTAAAGCATCATCATCAGCTAGCGCAGTTAGCCCCTCAGCTTCTTGACACCTAAGTAGCAAGCAATCAAAGAACTTGCATATTATAGGTGAACCAGTCAATTTGACAAATCTTGACCTCAATGATGCGCTAGGCAATGATCGGCAACGGTCTATCACAGAGGAGAGACGTTGAAGCACAGCACTAGAAATCAAAGGGGATTTGTTGTCTTCTTGGCCAGACAGAAGAGAAACTCCTCGGTCTTCACTTAACCAATTTTTGTTGTCttccatttgagattttaattTACTAAGAGCCTCACTAAGCTCAATGTCTGCCCATAAATCAATCCAATCAGGTCTATCACAAAACACAGTCAATGAAGACAGATTTTGCACATTGCCATCCTCCTCGAGGGAAAGATGCATTCCTGAGTGTGCAGCCAGCGCTTGAACTCGTTTATCAAATGCAATCATCAGATCCACAAGATGAAGCCAGGATAACCTTGCCTGTGTTTTGATCCCAGTTTCACTCTCTTCACTGAGCTGATCCACATAAATGGGAAATATTTCTCTCGCCAGGTAGGTCGATAGGGAAGACACCATGGCCAAGATCCATTCTTCTCTGCAACTGTAACCAGATAGCTTTGCTTCGTCAACAAGCGGTTGCAATAAGTCATCCATAGAGTCAACATAGTCTCGAGTGATCTTATAAACTAGCGCAAATATGTACTCTGGCTTCTCAATCCACTTTGAGAAGTGGCATTGAGAAGCAATAGATATAGGATTGACAAGTTCTTCAATAGCCCAAAGTGGTTGGTGAAGTGCAAAATCTTTATAACGCCCCCCAAGTTGACGAGACTTTCTCTGTCTCTGCAATTCCTGCAGACCACACAATGCCAGGAAACTTTCACAATACTGAAGCTTCAGGTCACCTTTCATTGTGAAAAGAGGATTTTGCACTTCAGTTGATCTTTCTGCATCTGAAGTAGACGAACTCAGGGTTGACAGAGGTGGTGGCCATCCAAGAGAAGCAAGAAGAGCTCGATGGTCTGCAATAGCTTGGGGCCTTAGAATTGCTAATGCTCTGTCTATTCTATGATCAACAGCTGAAACAAGTCGATTCCACTCAGGATGTCTCTTTGAAACAGAAGTAAGTAGATCTTCAGTCGATTTAAGATGTCTTAAAGCAACTGAGCGCATATCCTGCAAAATAGATGAAAGCAAATGTAAtcgaaaaagaaagaaacaaaaagaaaaaggggaaaaaacCACTTGACTTGAGGTGATGCGATTCAACTCAATTCATACCTATGCACATTGAAACtttcctttttatttcaaatttgttgATAATGCAGCCTTAATCCACAATTGAGTGTGCACGAGTAAATTACAATATTCAAGCAATGATGAAATCTTTACTTCTATTCACTGGATGGCTCACAAAACTAAAGGTTAAATCATTCTCGGTGAAAGACTTCAATGTCTTATTACTTTGATCTTGTTTGATAAATACTTGAAGAGTATTCATCCATAATGAAGCATAGTCTACCAATGAATCATGTTTGATTAATCTATTctaaaaagaacaaaaaaaattccacACCAAAGAATCTGGTTCATCTTAGTAATTTACACGTGACTACAACCAAGTTTGAGCATGAACAACGAAGCTTTGGCATTCCACACGTGATGATAACATAACGATGATTAATAATGATATTTAATTTCAGCCAAATTTTAATCAGATATTGCAATTAGAATGGCCCAATAATATAAGGCAAACATACCCTTAAAGGGTACTCACTTCATAATTCTTTGTTGACGAATGCTTTCTCAAAGTTCTGTTCATTGAGGAAGACGCAGCATCTTCAATGTCACCAACCAACATGTCAAGCTTCAATGCAGTCTCTGAGAGTAATGAAGAAATCAGTTATGTAGGTAACTGCCTCAATCAAAAGACAAGAAACAGATCATCAAATTTCCACTTTTCCAGTTTCTTTCGCTCCTTCCAtccacaaatataaaaaaaaaaccaccatATGTTTGTTTATAGGTTTCAATATCGATCCTGtgactatttattttaaattggttcAAATAAGCCAGATTTATTAGAATTTAGGAGTTTTTCAACCCcgaaaaaatgataaatagaGCACATCCTTCCTAAAGGCTAAAACTTTAAGGTGAACTACTCTTCGAACTTTATATAGTTAAACCATCATTTCCACCAGAAATAAAACTAGAAAACTCATTGGCTTGTCAATTCTTGGTGTAATAACTCCCAATAGTATCAATatgcaaaaaatgaaaaaacccTTCACAACCTTCCAAATTTCCATTCCTTACACGCAAATAATTCctcaattaatatattttaacaaatttttacTACAAATTGAGCTATACATATAAACTTCAAGTTAATaagtaaacaaaaaaaaaaacctgcaTAGTTTCGCACTGTTTCCACTCTAGCCACCTCCTTCGCCAATGCCTGCAATTCCTCCACCATCCCGCTCCTCGATCCACCATctaatatataaacaaaagcgCAAAAATCAGCACCCTCTATATTAAAGACCATATAAAGAGGCAACCGGGAAAAACACGCTTTTAGTCTTCCGCTTTTAGTCTTTCTCTTATTTCTGCCTTTCATATAAATACTGTAATCTCCCTTCGAATTCAGATTGGGGAAATAATAATTCAGATTCATTTTTCGTTTCTCTCCCACTTATCTTTGTTTCTAATACTCTAATTCctaattaaaattacaaaaagcaaaaaaaagaaaatttacatAATTAAACAACCTGATGACAACTGAGAAGAAGAATGCTGAAGGTCTTGCAACTGAGCATGGACATTCTCGAAGAGTGAACCCACCCGATTCGAGTGGTCAGAGTGTCGGGTCAAGTTCGACCGGAGCTGTAACGCAAGATCCGAAAGCATTCGATCCAGATCATCGCAGCGGGTCTGGAGCTCCGAGAGGAGAACCGGGGCTCTGTCTAGATGTTCTCTGGAATTGAGGTTTGAATTGATGAAATACAAGGCTTGTTGAGAGATGGAAGCGGGCAGAGGTAAGGGTCGGGTTACCATGTCTTCCATGAGAACGAGTCACCGTTTTGATAACCGGAGATATAAACGTGTCTGCTTCATTGCCGGAGATATATGTACACACAGAAGTAATTAGCGTAACTTTCTGAAATTACAAATTTGTCCCTAAGCCAGTAAGGCGACGTCTAATGGGCTAGGCTGAATATCTTTAAACGGAGtcaatatatgtatatatatactagttatTCTGCACACGTGATTTgtgtttacaattttttttatcaatatcgatggattaaaatgaaatttgaaaaattatggagagactaaattgatatttgaattgttgaaataaaaaaaataaaaataaaagtgtgtgttgaaatttaaaaaaaacaaaaaacaaaagtgtaatattagtatcatataagggtaaaattagaagaaaaaattgGTGTCTTTTCTAAGTGGTTactatcatgtcctcaactttaataaaatagaatagatatatttatatataagttAAAAGCGTACAAATGCAAGATTCAAATCCAAAAGAATGACGTAGAGGACAAAAAAAAGTTCATCAGAAATTCAAATTAGTTTGAATAAATCAACTGCACATAAACAGGAGAAGATCGTTAACCAAGATCGTGGATAGTGGCAGGGAATGAGAAGAACCGCCTAAACAGTACACAGGAAGGAAGCATCAGAGAACAAAAAATAACTAAAGATCTAACAATATTTGCAAACTCTCTGTAAATTTTAGTCTTAGATATTCAAGCCTTTTTCAAGTTTTCCAGTCTATTTCATGCCACATTTCACCATgtcattatatttttatgatttgttaactCATATATATTATTGTAACTACAAAATATGTATGGAGTTTATTTCTTCAATTTCCATATTACTTTAATtcgtttttagcataatattttcGTAAAAGATTAGAACAATCAATCAAGTTCGGGATTCATTTTTGTTTGATTcatagaagttagattttagcAGCAACATTGGTGATTTTTTGCTACAACACCTGGCACGACAGCATCTACTCAAATTCTGCGtaaaaaaattttccaaaagTTTCCCCCTCTCAAAAGTTCCGAtccaaatcttttatttttttctctgaTCTCTCAAATCTCCACAGAATCTTCGCAAAATATTAGATCTGATATCAAGTACACGGACTCCGTGTATGCCTCAGGCATAGGGTCCTTGTACTCTCTGTCAAATTTTGTATGGGGAAACactagacacggaccccgtgtatagGTTCGTCTCGGGGTCCGTCTAGGCTCTGTCAAAATCTTTCTTTGGCTCTTAAGgcacggacccttacacggggtccggatAGGCACTGTGAAATTCTTCCTTGAGATTCTAAgacacggacccttacacggggtccgtgtaggggtccggatTCTTTCTTTTATGCTCCTTCCTACTTTTCCGGTTTTTTCTGACATGGCATTGCGAAGCTtgacttttctttcttttctttggcTTTTATCATCTTTTGGTCAAACCTGCAAATAgccaaaataaaacaaattaagcGCGAAACTCGGAATAAAAACGCCAGATAAGCACGAATGCGACAAAATAAAGCCCTTAAAACGCTATATAATCCGTGCTTATCACAATGTATAAATCCAACTGAAGTGGATTATTACAATATGTTGTAATAcatcaaattcttttagtgAAATATCCATCATTGAGATAGAACGGGTGATGTAAGAGAATTTTAAGACTCCGAGCATCTATAAAATTCATGTGTTCTAATTGTTTACCTATTCAGTTTTTGCATTACTCTATACTtagtattcaatctatatttcagTCTATTTTCACACTACTATTAGTTGACTGATTTATATCGAGAAACAAGATTTCTAGATCAGTCACACAAAAGACTGATTCGTACTTTAAAAGATTTCAAAAAGTCcgagtgtttattcaacaccTCTTTCTAAACACTCTGACTGcattaaccgatcctatcaagtgctCTCTTGAGTTTGAAGAATTTAGCACGTGATAGatagtatcagagccaggttggGTTAAATGTTCGAGTACAAGAAGTCATCTAAAGTTCATTATGTCGGAAATAACGGAGAAATCAAAGGGACGTAGAGACAAGTCCAGAAAGATGTTCAGTGCCTTTGAAGCTCCGATTGCAAGGTTGGAAGTTGCATTTGTCAATATGGAGGAAAGTCATGCCACACAAGAGGAACACATCTTGAAAATCGGGGCCGAAGGGAGCCACAAATATTTGCGTAGGTAGATGCTAGGAGCCTATAATGCTGCTGTCGATTCCCTACACAAAAAGAGTGATGCATTGGAGGCCATGACCAAAGCGTTGCGGGAGGATTTGAGGGAGTTCAAGGATTAACTTGCGGCACTCAATGATGATACAAGATGACGAGGGACTATTTTCAACACTccaaacatgataaatttacCAAAGCCTTGAGCCAACGCAGGGAAAAGATTGTCCAAGGATATAGAAAAAATTTTGTGGGAGGATGGAGCAATACTTTGAGTGTATAAGCATCTTGGAGGATACCATTAAGATATTGAAATCTTCGTTATACTAAAATTGTATCTCTATGAATTGGTGAAGGGTAAGGTGGAATGACATAAGACGAGGAAGCGCCGCCATCACCACATGGGAGGCATTCGTAAGGaaattgaagaaacaattttatCCGGAGTACGCAGAAGACAAATCAAGGGGAAATCTATGTTGCCTCATTCAACGAGGTGAATTGAGGGAATATTACCAGGAGTTTCAGGAGTTGTAGCTCAAGATTCCAGATATGAGCGAAAGAAATGAACTGTTTGCATTCATGGATGGTCTCAAGATGTGGGCCAAGGTGGAGCTGCAACGATGGTGTGTGCAGACTCTTTCCCAAGACATTGGAGCAGCGGATTCTCTTATCGAGTTCAAGTCGCTCAAATCTTCCAAGTCTAAGGAAAAGGAGAAGGTGTGGAAGAGAGTGGGGATGAGGATGATTGAGAAGATGGGTAGATATCTTCAAAAGACTCATACAAGGACAATAAGGGCAAGATGTTGGCGAGCCGGGCCAAGCCAAGATACATCAAGTGCTTCTTGTGTGACGGGACACATTGGGCTAGAGAGTTTCCAAAATGCTCGAAGTTTTCAGCTCTCATTCAAGAAGAGGAGAAAAAGATACTAGGGACATTACAATGTCTTGGAGCCAGAAGGATAAGAAAGAAAATTGAGGATGTGGTAGAGGACCAAGACCAAGGTATGAGTCTCTTATCATCTCAATCTGTCTTGAATGATCCAAGTGAATGCATAGGTACAAAGTTGGTGCCTACGGTGGTAGAACCAATCATCTCAATCTGTCTTGAATGATCAAGTCATGGTGAAGATGTCACCCTGGGTTCATGATAGCATAAATACTTGATAAGACAATATTAAGGACCATTTGGTGATCGAGAGGGTCGATCAAGGCTTGTACCGCATTGAGCTCCCTAAAAACTTAGGGATGGATCCAGTCTTCCGTTCAAGTATGCTAAGGTCATATCATAGAGAAAAAGATGACCGAAGGGCCAATTTGACCGAAGGAGGCAAGCTAAGTCCGTGTTAACATGGAGATTAAAGCTAGACTTGCAGCAGTCTCATGACAGACATCATAAGGAAACGAGGGTGTTGCCGAAATAGGTGGGGGAGGATGTCACGGATCTGAACATGGCATGTGAGTCAACTGGAAATTTTGATAAGGAAGGTGCTTGCAAAGGCTAAGTTCAATCCAGAAAGATCCATCATGTTTTAGCCTCACATGAAGAAACAAAAGTCCATCAGGTTTCGAAACAAGAGTTTGGAAGAAGCGAGTAGAATCGTCTAAGTTTTTCATGAAAGGTCTTGAACATCCTAGAATCATGTGTGAGTAAcccatatattctaaacatgacTAGTTTGTGCTTGTATTAATCTAGAGTGGTGTATCAACTTGGAACGCTCTATAATCATGAAGTTGTATATAGAGTAGAGCAATCTAGAATATTTTCAATTATACATAACTGAAGAACATTCTAGAAACATAAGATTGGAGGCAACGTAGTATTCAAAGTCAGTGAATAAAGAAAACAACGATGTTGCTGGGATCTGGTTGTGCAAAGATGTAGACTGCCCGAGGGATGGAAACACTGAACCGTGCGATTTTGAGTGGGCAGAAAGAATAGAGGACACAAGCAGGGGAAGTAGCAACATCAAACAATGGAGTCGCGGTTAGCCAATTGAATGAATGGCGAGctggacttttattttaataaatttaaaataacaattttaaattttaaaaacattaaaaatataaaaaaaaatccaaaaaattaataataaatcaaaaaatattaaaaaaaaatcctaattataattattggtaagttttaaattatgacataactcaaaaagatttgatcAAATATATTTGGAGTTTATATAAGCACACATAGTGGAATTTGGCCACTTTTTAATCATGTGAATTTTTTATGTGtacttttgtttgttttttttaactatgtacaatttaattatgttttaaaatttaataaaattaaaattcatatgTCAACATTATCTCAAGAACTTAATATCACAAATACATAAGAAGTATAAGACAAAGTTATCAATGATCACGTTTCTCAATTGATTAAGTACTGATGCAGCTCTGATTATTTGTCATTTTctcaattaatttcttaattatgaTTTGTCCTAAAAACTTTCATGTGTATATTATTATTTGGAAAAATAGGTTGAATACATTGTTTTTTAACACAATTTTTTTACGCTAAAATTTTGGATACCCCACACTACCCGACTTTTTTCTGGTAAATTCcagaaattgaatttttttcggATTTGGGTAGTAAAATTGCTATCCATATCTATGGGTGtacaaaatttcggttaaaccgaattaactgaCCGAACtaaattatttagaaaaatcggttcggttaattcggaagttcggttttgaaattttaaaaaatcggttaattcggttcggtttcggttttactttgaaaaattcggttaaaaCGAATTAACcgaattagtatatatattaatttaaattgtatatggacattaaaaatacattagaaaGAAACTGAACTTTTCATGCATTATAAGGAAGCTCAttcatctaataattttatcttcaatatttttatttgttattgatattttttgttcaatgttTCTAGTTATTTATAAGTTCtccattgttttcttttttttttgcatattttaaaaaatatcggttatttcggttgaAATAACCGATTTGAAAATTGGTTCGGTTATTCGAAAATTAAATCGGTTATTGGTATAATCagttcggtcggtaaccgaaTAGACCGATTGGACACCCCAGCCCATATCGACCTGATTCCCACATctttttatatacatatattaaattttataaagtatagtttcatgcattaatattttttttatacataattaatcatattaaataaaatttttctcatgctAACTTTATATTGGAAATATTTtgtgtataaataaattttatagatTAAAGTGTGCAAAAACAAGTATTGACcaataaaaagaataaaattcgacgaaataaaatatgaatcatTCGATGATTTCAAGTTGAGATTGCTTGGACCAAATGCCGATGATACAGTGAGACCAGCCATTGACTCTGCAATCCATCAATGGAGTCCTCCGAACCCAATCCCCTCCAAGAAGAAAGCCTCGCCTCCATACGCAGAAAAAACACACTCCTGATCGCCATTTTGTTCTCCTTCATCGTCTCTTTATCGCTAATCATCGGTGGGTTTATCATCTACCTCGTATTCAACCACAATTCCCCATCAGCAATCACAAATCTCGCAGTCGATGAATTCTGCTATGTAGCTGAATCCCGGCGCAGCTGCATCGCTTCCTTATCCTCCTCCAACATCAAGCCCATCCTCTTCACGGATCCCATCCATGTCTACACATTCGCGCTCGAATCAGCCGTCGAGCGACTCTCCCGCATCGATTCGTTTCTCTCAAACAACTGCTCGACTTCACTGCGGGCCGCCGCGGGCCGGATCGACAAAGCTCTGGCGGTTATGCGGGTCTACCAGGAAAACAAGACGCGGGTATTTGAGGAGAGGGGAGGTATGGTGGATTTGATCGTGGAGGCGATGGAGGAGCTGAGATCTTGCAGTGGAAAGAGGGTGCACGGGATCGAGCTGTTGCTGAGATGCAGCCGAGATTATCTCCTGCAGTGCGATTTGGTGAATCGCAGGTTCCTTTCTCAAGTGAGGATTTTACGTGTGGAGATGCCAAGAAACCCGATTCTTGAACTCTTGGCTGATTCCTCTGTGTTATGGTTGCAGTATTTTGTTATGGTTTTTCTGTTTGTCTTGATTTTATTGAGATGCAATTTCTGCTATATTGGTGGATGTTGTCACAGACTTTAGGCCATTGATCTTCTATAAAGGGCGAAAATGTACTCGGGCTTCTTTCATCTTCCCCATCTTTTCTGAAGATCAATCGGATCTTTTATCCTCAAACATTCGGTTTTCAACGGGCATGGAATTCTATCTAATCTAAATATAAATCAGATATTTGTTTGTCGCTAAATCAAAAGATCATTTTGGCTTATGATTTTTTAAGAATTCATTATTTTGTTCTTTTATTGACAAAGTATATTGAGAATTTTAATGTCTACTTGGAtattagaaacaaaaaataatttctttaatttcaataaatacaaataaaaattcactaGATAATACATAAAATAAACCCTAACATATATGACGTTAATAACAAGTTATCGTGCATAATAATTATCAGATGAGAAAATTCGTCTGAAGATTCTAGAGAGTGGTTTAatctttataaataaaattgattttgtatatataaagtgatggaaactTGTTAAAACCCGAAATATAGGTGAGGTGATGcggcaattaaaatttttgatttcataattttttttatttttctcaaatcgcatttctgaaaaataataaattatagaaATTGGGGTTTAGGGTTCTGTCTCAAATCCCCTAATCCAGGAGAATCCTCTTCTTTCACAACTTATAATGCTAAGATTCCTGTTGAAAACGTCGAATTACTCAAAGTTTGCTTCATTCAATCCTTCACCTGTCCATAGACTCCAGTTTCTTCAGTTTTATCTATTTTCGTCATCAGCTGTAGCGGCAGGCAAGATTCACAAATCCAGATCAAGAAATGCGAATGGAGACTCATCTGCAGCAGATTATCTCATAAAAAATTTTGGGTTTTCTCAAGAAAGGGCTTTAAGAACTTGCGAGAAAATCAAATTCAGAGGCCCAGAGATCCCAGATTCATTCATCGCATTCTTCAAGAAACATGGTTTTAGTGATGCCCAGATCTCGCTTGTCGTTAGAAAATCtcccataatctttcagttgagGCCGGATACAAATATTTTGCCCAAGATTCAATTTTTCCATTCTTTAGGCATATCTAGTCCCGACACTGCTAGGATTATATCTTCTTCGAGAAGCATAATTGTTAGGAGCTTGGAAAACCAAATTATCCCGTCTTTCAAATTTATCAAGTGTCTACTGAAGTCGAATGAGAATGCGATAGACGTAATAAAACGGTGCCCGAGTATCTTAGAGATAAATGTGCAGAGCACCGTTGCCTCAAATGTCAGGAGTTTGCTCAATGCAGGAGTGGCTGAGGATAAAATCTTGCAAGCTTTCAAGAAAAATCCAAGATTACTCGTGATGTCCCCTGATAAATTGAGGAAGTGTGTGGAGAGGATTAAGGAAATGGGATTCAACCCTTGCAGAGTCTCCTTCCTTACAGGGCTATACGTGATGAGGAAGCCGATTAGTTCGAATTGGGATAGGAAGGTGGAGGTGTACCAGAAATGGGGTTATTCCGAGGCTCAAGTGCTTGCGGCTTTTAGAAAATTTCCATGGTGTATGGGAGCATCGGAGGATAAGATTGACAGAGCAATGGATTATTTCATCAACAAAATGCGTGATCCTTTGATTTTTCTAAGTTTTCCGCAGATAGTTTCATTGAGTTTGGAGAAGACATCCATTCCAAGATGTTCGGTGTGTCAAGTTTTGAAGTCCAGAGGTTTACTTAGGCAGAATGCTAGCTTGATCGGTGTTCTTTCTATCTCGAAAAAATCGTTTTTCGAGCAGTTTGTATCAAGCTTTGCAGAAGAAATTCCTGAGCTCTTGGAGCTCTATCCGCAAAGATTGCATCCTTCTAAATGACGAGCATCTGCTGCACAAGTAGCCGACCAACTAGTCCAGCAGTAGAACGATCGGTTTCTCATGGCTTGTGTCATAGCCATAGGTCCATGTCGCATGAATTGATATACCTTTGGAGAATTGGTCATTGAAGATATTAAATTTTCTATTGTAGGAAAAATATTGCATTATGCGTATGAAAATCTCATAATCATGATCAAAATTTatcttattcttttttttttttttttaatctttttaattatttgagacTTTGAGTATTCAATACTGGACCCAATCTTTCGGAGTAAATGAATATCCCAGAATGGGGCTCCGGAATTGACTCGGACTTGGTTGGCCTTACATGGACACGGGCAACATCTCTGGGCCTACTGTTCGGCCTAGAAATGACGGTAATCACAGATTTGGGCCCACATGGTCAACCTGAGCCTAGATTAGGCCTGTGATTTCTAGCCCATATTGATTTTGGGCTGTTCCAGTATTAACATTTGCACTTTGTTGAACTTATCAAGCTAAATGTTAAAGCAATGTtttgtataaattaaaaataaaatagactctaatattattaaaataatattttagtaaaattttaattcaaattataatatatataaccaaaataaaattaaaaaattaaaatataagaaacaattaaattctaaaaaaaatagtgaACCGGTTCGGCTGGTTTTGACCGGTTCGTGGACGATTCGACAAATTTAACCGTTAAAACGGTTTTTAAGTATGGTTTGGACCGGAATAGTGACTGATTCCCAATCGAACAGGTCAAACCGACTGATTCGATCCGGTTTTAAAAACATGGTATTAAAGCGatacaattatatattttatcttttaatttatttattctctcttaaatatattgtattttcataacgatatataatatatcgaaacattttatattaaaaattactaattataaaaaaattactatttATATTAGATTTTATATATGCACACACAATATGTATCGAAAGCCACTAGCCCTATATATTAGCAAGTACAAGATTCTTATAATAACTATTTTTCATATCTGAATtagatcaaaatttttttttttttataaaatgctCTGATATGTGTACGTATTGCA
This sequence is a window from Primulina huaijiensis isolate GDHJ02 chromosome 13, ASM1229523v2, whole genome shotgun sequence. Protein-coding genes within it:
- the LOC140991148 gene encoding uncharacterized protein: MLRFLLKTSNYSKFASFNPSPVHRLQFLQFYLFSSSAVAAGKIHKSRSRNANGDSSAADYLIKNFGFSQERALRTCEKIKFRGPEIPDSFIAFFKKHGFSDAQISLVVRKSPIIFQLRPDTNILPKIQFFHSLGISSPDTARIISSSRSIIVRSLENQIIPSFKFIKCLLKSNENAIDVIKRCPSILEINVQSTVASNVRSLLNAGVAEDKILQAFKKNPRLLVMSPDKLRKCVERIKEMGFNPCRVSFLTGLYVMRKPISSNWDRKVEVYQKWGYSEAQVLAAFRKFPWCMGASEDKIDRAMDYFINKMRDPLIFLSFPQIVSLSLEKTSIPRCSVCQVLKSRGLLRQNASLIGVLSISKKSFFEQFVSSFAEEIPELLELYPQRLHPSK
- the LOC140991582 gene encoding RINT1-like protein MAG2, whose product is MEDMVTRPLPLPASISQQALYFINSNLNSREHLDRAPVLLSELQTRCDDLDRMLSDLALQLRSNLTRHSDHSNRVGSLFENVHAQLQDLQHSSSQLSSDGGSRSGMVEELQALAKEVARVETVRNYAETALKLDMLVGDIEDAASSSMNRTLRKHSSTKNYEDMRSVALRHLKSTEDLLTSVSKRHPEWNRLVSAVDHRIDRALAILRPQAIADHRALLASLGWPPPLSTLSSSTSDAERSTEVQNPLFTMKGDLKLQYCESFLALCGLQELQRQRKSRQLGGRYKDFALHQPLWAIEELVNPISIASQCHFSKWIEKPEYIFALVYKITRDYVDSMDDLLQPLVDEAKLSGYSCREEWILAMVSSLSTYLAREIFPIYVDQLSEESETGIKTQARLSWLHLVDLMIAFDKRVQALAAHSGMHLSLEEDGNVQNLSSLTVFCDRPDWIDLWADIELSEALSKLKSQMEDNKNWLSEDRGVSLLSGQEDNKSPLISSAVLQRLSSVIDRCRSLPSASLRSRFVKLTGSPIICKFFDCLLLRCQEAEGLTALADDDALTKVALSVNAARYFESVLKEWCEYVFFLEMGLNNTDKLEKEDDPTATGAPGNGIFDEEIKRLNEFKIEWVEKLSTVVSRGFEARCRDYIKTKKQWQEKSQEDSAQSRSYLTAMDYLQGKLSILEEGLNKIDFTRVWRSLAAGIDKLFFHGLLVGKIKFYDWGVERLSNDLMVLFGVFGAWCLRPQGFFPKISEGLKLLKMANNEVNNKLIREERWLKENEIRHLTAAEVEKIVKNRVFAG